From Sphingopyxis sp. MWB1, a single genomic window includes:
- a CDS encoding efflux RND transporter permease subunit — protein MSRIFIDRPIFAWVLAIIVMLGGLGALSALPIEQYPDIAPTQVNIRATYPGASAETIENSVTQILEQQLTGIDGLLYFNSQSSSRGQASITAIFSKDTDPDIAQVQVQNKIQSAISRLPAQVQSQGVRVTKSNSDGLLLVAVYDETDTRSNQDVSDFLTSYIQDPLSRVDGVGDVNVFGSPHAMRIWLNPQRLAAFSLMPGDIVSAINAQNSEVAAGEVGGLPAPEGQLLNATVTAQSRLRTPEEFENIILKTLNDGSSVRIKDVARVEIGAESYGTVSRVNGHPGAGMSISLSPGADALETAERVKARMDALAADFPDGLSYTYANDSTAFIKLSVSEVQKALFEAILLVVLVMFIFLQSWRATLIPAIAVPVVLLGTFAIFYIAGFSINTLTLFGLVLAIGLLVDDAIVVVENVERLMEENPGMTAREATILSMKELQVALIAIGLVLSAVFLPMAFFGGSTGVIYRQFSITIVSAMGLSVLVALILSPALTSTLLKPKAEQGAAPHRFPKAAVRFEAAKHWFNTRFDAMTQRYAANVTKVVDRRGRFLALYLIILALLAFMFLRLPGGFLPNEDQGRVAVQFRLPAGATQERTLEVRDSLEKYLLSEEKDNIQALFLLAGGGRGAAGQNTGQGFLNLVHWDERPGEENSADAIADRLRKAMAGQRDAQIFALVPGAVRGLGDTSGFTMQFQNRSGLSREQFAEARDKLLAMAEQNPRLTSVRLSDLPDVATLKIDVDTQRLTAYGLNNNDVNATLATAWGGRYVNDFIDDGRVKRVYVQGDAPYRAKPEDISQWYVRSANGEMAPFSAFSTIDWATTPSSTSRFQGVPAFEISGQAAPGTSSGEAMEEMERMAAEIPGTSTAWSGASFEERLSSGQAPLLYALSLLVVFLCLAALYESWSIPVAVLLVIPLGLVGAVFAVTLRGLENDVYLQIGLLTTMGLASKNAILMIEFAEQEEKKGKRVIEAAIAAARIRLRPILMTSFAFIFGVIPLALASGAGANSRVAIGTSVIGGMLTATLLAIFFIPLFFVLVRRGVRDGLAAVRAHFGRRGKKGEAEA, from the coding sequence ATGTCGCGCATTTTCATCGACCGGCCGATCTTTGCCTGGGTGCTTGCGATCATCGTCATGCTGGGCGGGCTGGGGGCGCTGTCGGCCCTGCCCATCGAACAATATCCCGACATTGCCCCCACACAGGTCAATATTCGCGCCACTTACCCCGGCGCTTCAGCCGAGACGATTGAAAATAGCGTCACGCAAATTTTGGAACAGCAGCTGACCGGTATCGACGGTTTGCTCTATTTCAATTCGCAATCAAGCTCGCGCGGACAGGCGAGCATTACCGCCATCTTCTCCAAGGACACCGACCCCGACATTGCGCAGGTGCAGGTCCAGAATAAAATTCAGTCGGCCATTTCCCGTCTGCCCGCCCAAGTGCAGAGCCAAGGCGTACGGGTCACCAAATCCAATTCCGACGGGCTCTTGCTCGTCGCCGTTTATGATGAGACGGACACGCGGTCCAATCAGGATGTTTCGGACTTTCTCACATCCTACATCCAGGACCCGCTGTCGCGGGTCGATGGCGTAGGCGACGTCAATGTCTTTGGTTCGCCGCATGCGATGCGCATTTGGCTGAACCCGCAGCGGCTGGCGGCCTTTTCGCTGATGCCCGGCGACATTGTGTCGGCGATCAATGCGCAGAACAGCGAAGTCGCGGCGGGTGAAGTGGGCGGATTGCCTGCCCCCGAGGGGCAGTTGCTGAACGCCACCGTCACCGCCCAGTCGCGGCTTCGGACCCCGGAAGAATTTGAGAATATCATCCTCAAGACGCTCAACGACGGATCGAGCGTTCGGATCAAGGATGTCGCTCGCGTCGAAATTGGGGCCGAAAGCTATGGCACGGTCAGCCGCGTCAATGGGCATCCCGGGGCCGGGATGTCGATCTCCCTATCGCCGGGCGCGGATGCCCTGGAGACCGCCGAACGGGTGAAGGCCCGCATGGACGCGCTCGCCGCCGATTTTCCAGACGGGCTTTCCTACACCTATGCCAATGATTCGACCGCCTTCATCAAATTGTCGGTAAGTGAGGTTCAAAAAGCGCTGTTCGAGGCGATCCTGCTGGTCGTGCTCGTCATGTTCATCTTTTTGCAGAGCTGGCGCGCGACGCTGATCCCGGCCATTGCCGTGCCGGTTGTGCTGCTCGGCACCTTCGCCATTTTCTATATCGCCGGGTTCAGCATCAATACGCTGACCCTGTTCGGACTGGTGCTCGCCATCGGCCTGTTGGTCGATGACGCTATTGTCGTGGTCGAGAATGTCGAGCGGTTGATGGAAGAAAACCCCGGCATGACCGCACGGGAAGCCACCATCCTGTCGATGAAGGAATTACAGGTCGCGTTGATCGCCATCGGGCTCGTGCTGTCCGCCGTTTTCTTGCCCATGGCCTTTTTCGGGGGATCGACCGGCGTCATCTATCGTCAATTTTCGATCACCATCGTGTCGGCGATGGGTCTGTCGGTGCTCGTCGCGCTGATCCTGAGCCCGGCGCTCACTTCAACGCTGTTAAAACCCAAGGCAGAGCAGGGCGCGGCGCCCCACCGCTTTCCCAAAGCCGCGGTGCGTTTCGAGGCCGCGAAACATTGGTTCAACACACGCTTTGACGCCATGACCCAGCGCTATGCCGCCAATGTCACGAAAGTTGTGGATCGTAGGGGGCGGTTTTTAGCGCTCTATCTGATTATATTGGCGTTGCTGGCCTTTATGTTTTTGCGGCTTCCCGGTGGTTTTCTGCCGAATGAGGACCAGGGCCGGGTTGCGGTGCAGTTTCGCCTGCCGGCGGGCGCGACGCAGGAACGCACGCTGGAAGTGCGCGATAGCCTCGAAAAATATCTGTTGAGCGAAGAAAAAGACAATATTCAGGCGCTGTTCCTGCTCGCGGGCGGCGGGCGCGGGGCGGCGGGACAGAATACGGGGCAGGGCTTCCTCAACCTTGTCCATTGGGACGAGCGTCCGGGAGAGGAAAACAGCGCCGATGCCATTGCCGACCGTCTTCGCAAGGCGATGGCGGGGCAACGCGATGCCCAGATTTTCGCGCTGGTGCCGGGCGCGGTCCGCGGGCTGGGCGACACGTCGGGCTTTACCATGCAGTTTCAGAACCGCAGCGGCCTGTCGCGCGAGCAATTTGCCGAAGCGCGCGACAAATTGCTCGCCATGGCCGAGCAAAATCCGCGGCTGACGTCGGTAAGGCTGAGCGACCTTCCCGATGTGGCGACGCTGAAGATCGACGTCGATACCCAGCGGCTGACCGCCTATGGCCTCAACAATAATGACGTCAATGCGACGCTGGCGACGGCCTGGGGCGGGCGATATGTCAATGACTTCATCGACGATGGCCGGGTGAAGCGCGTCTATGTCCAGGGCGATGCCCCCTATCGCGCCAAGCCCGAAGACATCAGCCAATGGTATGTCCGATCTGCCAATGGCGAGATGGCGCCTTTTTCTGCCTTCTCCACCATCGACTGGGCGACGACGCCCAGCAGCACCTCCCGCTTTCAGGGGGTCCCCGCCTTTGAAATTTCGGGGCAGGCCGCGCCCGGCACCAGTTCGGGTGAGGCGATGGAAGAAATGGAACGCATGGCGGCCGAGATCCCCGGCACCAGCACCGCCTGGTCGGGCGCCTCCTTTGAAGAGCGGCTGTCGTCGGGACAGGCGCCGCTGCTTTATGCGCTGTCGCTGCTTGTCGTCTTCCTGTGCCTCGCCGCGCTTTACGAAAGCTGGTCGATCCCGGTCGCGGTGCTGCTCGTCATTCCACTCGGGCTGGTCGGCGCGGTCTTTGCGGTGACGCTGCGCGGGCTGGAAAATGACGTCTATCTGCAGATCGGCCTGCTGACGACCATGGGGCTCGCATCCAAAAATGCGATTTTGATGATCGAATTTGCCGAGCAGGAAGAGAAGAAAGGCAAGCGCGTCATCGAAGCCGCCATCGCCGCGGCGCGCATTCGCCTGCGCCCCATCTTGATGACCAGCTTTGCCTTTATCTTTGGCGTTATCCCGCTGGCACTGGCGAGCGGGGCAGGCGCCAACAGCCGGGTTGCCATCGGCACATCGGTGATCGGGGGGATGCTGACCGCGACCCTGCTCGCCATTTTCTTCATCCCGCTCTTCTTCGTTCTCGTCCGGCGCGGCGTGCGCGATGGGCTGGCGGCGGTGCGCGCGCATTTCGGACGGCGCGGCAAAAAGGGGGAGGCGGAAGCATGA
- a CDS encoding efflux RND transporter periplasmic adaptor subunit — protein sequence MLDKGAPLLAAALGAVMLMLAACSDTDKGRDRGPPEVGYVVVQSAAVPITTELGGRTQAFETSEVRPQVSGIIRRRLFTEGGFVKAGQPLYQIDASLYQAAAEQAAANLASARAAAAAAEERARRLEPLAKMQAVAEQDYTDAVAQARVARAAVAQNAAALKTAQINLRYATISAPISGRIGRSLATPGALVSASQAQPLAVIQQIDPIYVDMQQSSAELTRLRQSLGKGGITAGDMTVRLQLDDGSDYGFTGRLQFSEAAVNEATGTVTLRARFPNPKGLLLPGMFVTALFDQAIEQGAILVPQPAVQRDFNGSAFVYVVSKDNKAMRRTISTARTAGAYWVVTEGLKAGERVITQGLGNLRHDAPVRPVSASKAQRTAPDSEAGEGGTGSGGNAGAKSG from the coding sequence ATGCTGGACAAAGGGGCACCGCTGCTCGCTGCGGCTTTGGGCGCTGTCATGCTGATGCTGGCGGCTTGCTCGGACACCGACAAGGGACGCGACCGGGGACCGCCGGAGGTTGGCTATGTCGTCGTTCAAAGCGCGGCGGTGCCGATCACCACCGAATTGGGCGGGCGCACCCAGGCTTTTGAAACGAGTGAGGTTCGTCCGCAGGTCAGCGGCATCATCCGTCGCCGCCTGTTCACCGAAGGCGGATTTGTGAAGGCAGGCCAGCCGCTTTATCAGATTGACGCCAGCCTCTATCAGGCCGCTGCCGAACAGGCCGCCGCCAATCTGGCGAGCGCCAGGGCCGCCGCCGCCGCCGCTGAGGAAAGGGCAAGGCGCCTTGAGCCGCTCGCCAAGATGCAGGCCGTCGCCGAGCAGGATTATACCGACGCAGTGGCGCAGGCCCGCGTTGCGCGCGCAGCGGTTGCGCAAAATGCCGCTGCGTTGAAAACAGCGCAGATCAACCTGCGCTATGCGACCATATCCGCGCCGATCAGCGGGCGCATCGGCCGCAGCCTTGCCACCCCCGGCGCGCTGGTGAGCGCCAGTCAGGCTCAGCCATTGGCCGTCATCCAGCAAATTGACCCCATTTATGTCGACATGCAGCAATCGAGCGCCGAGCTCACCCGCCTCCGTCAATCGCTTGGCAAAGGCGGCATAACCGCCGGCGACATGACCGTAAGGCTGCAGCTGGACGATGGCAGCGATTATGGCTTTACAGGCAGGTTGCAGTTTTCCGAAGCGGCCGTGAATGAAGCGACGGGAACGGTGACGCTGCGCGCCCGCTTCCCCAATCCCAAGGGGTTGTTGCTACCCGGCATGTTCGTAACCGCGCTGTTCGATCAGGCCATCGAGCAGGGCGCAATATTGGTGCCGCAACCTGCGGTTCAGCGGGATTTCAATGGATCGGCCTTTGTCTATGTCGTCAGCAAGGACAATAAGGCGATGCGGCGCACGATAAGCACCGCGCGCACGGCAGGCGCTTATTGGGTGGTCACCGAAGGGCTGAAAGCTGGCGAGCGCGTCATCACCCAGGGACTGGGCAATTTGCGTCACGACGCCCCCGTTCGGCCCGTTTCCGCGAGCAAAGCCCAGCGCACCGCCCCCGACAGCGAGGCGGGTGAAGGTGGGACCGGTTCCGGCGGAAATGCCGGCGCCAAGAGCGGCTAG
- a CDS encoding LacI family DNA-binding transcriptional regulator, which translates to MAAQGRAPAGKQPTINDVAALACVSKKTVSRVINRSEFVTEKTRHAVEAAIKTLGFVPNPQARALAFRRNFLIAVLYDNPNAQTVLNFQRGVLDAIRDSDLALLVRPVDRRSSDMLEDVRIFLEKQRPIGALLLPPISENDDLARLCQSLGVRYVRIGSAALDDDKHCVASNDREIVKSVCEKLIALGHRRIGFVRGPVGFRSAAEREKGFREALAEAGLQLPGAYACPGNYRFADGIEAGEHLLALPEPPTAIFCSNDEMAAGVMNVAHGKAIAVPAQLSIVGFDDSPTATHIWPALSTIRWPIHQMGMRSAQLLVPEFLGSAGRSSVEGSDRLTSTFIERQSVAVPAAR; encoded by the coding sequence ATGGCTGCACAAGGCAGGGCGCCGGCAGGTAAGCAACCGACGATCAACGATGTCGCGGCCTTGGCCTGCGTGTCGAAAAAGACCGTCAGCCGGGTGATCAATCGGTCGGAATTTGTGACCGAAAAGACGCGCCATGCTGTTGAAGCGGCGATCAAAACACTTGGTTTTGTTCCCAATCCCCAAGCACGCGCGCTGGCTTTTCGCCGCAACTTCCTGATCGCCGTCCTTTACGACAATCCCAATGCGCAGACCGTATTGAATTTTCAGCGCGGCGTGCTGGATGCGATCAGGGACAGCGATCTGGCGCTACTCGTACGTCCGGTGGACCGCCGGTCCAGCGACATGCTGGAAGATGTCCGCATTTTTCTGGAAAAACAGCGGCCAATCGGCGCGCTTCTGCTTCCTCCCATTTCGGAAAATGACGATTTGGCGCGTCTGTGCCAAAGCCTTGGCGTCCGCTATGTTCGCATCGGATCGGCGGCGCTGGACGACGACAAGCATTGCGTTGCGTCCAATGACCGCGAAATCGTCAAATCAGTCTGCGAAAAACTCATTGCCCTTGGCCACCGGCGGATCGGTTTCGTGCGGGGGCCGGTCGGCTTCCGGTCGGCCGCAGAGCGTGAAAAGGGCTTTCGCGAAGCCTTGGCAGAAGCCGGGTTGCAGCTTCCCGGCGCCTATGCCTGCCCGGGAAATTATCGCTTCGCTGATGGCATCGAAGCCGGAGAACATCTTCTGGCCCTACCCGAACCACCAACGGCCATTTTCTGTTCCAATGATGAAATGGCAGCTGGGGTCATGAACGTTGCGCATGGCAAGGCCATTGCCGTCCCCGCGCAGCTTTCCATCGTTGGCTTCGACGATTCTCCTACTGCGACGCATATCTGGCCTGCCCTCAGCACGATCCGCTGGCCCATCCACCAAATGGGAATGCGTTCGGCGCAATTGTTGGTGCCGGAGTTCCTGGGAAGTGCAGGGCGAAGCAGCGTGGAGGGATCGGACAGACTGACCTCCACCTTTATTGAACGACAATCGGTCGCGGTGCCTGCCGCACGCTGA
- a CDS encoding RpiB/LacA/LacB family sugar-phosphate isomerase, protein MKIALITENSQAAKNSVIHEALTAVAEPLGHQVFNYGMYSAEDKASLTYVMNGLLAGILLNSKAADFVVTGCGTGMGSMLACNAMPGVFCGLVIDPTDAFLFAQINDGNAISMPYAKGFGWAAELNLQDCYRKLFDGESGLGYPKERAEIMRKNRGILKDLKAASCNDMLTVLKTVDQDLLRAAIAGEKFAEYFYANSQDEAISDYLKSVSAEAALA, encoded by the coding sequence ATGAAGATCGCGCTGATCACCGAAAACAGCCAGGCCGCGAAAAACAGCGTCATTCACGAAGCCCTGACCGCCGTCGCCGAGCCGCTTGGCCATCAGGTTTTCAACTATGGCATGTATTCGGCCGAGGATAAGGCATCGCTCACCTATGTGATGAACGGCCTTCTTGCGGGCATCCTGCTCAATTCGAAAGCGGCCGATTTCGTCGTGACCGGCTGCGGCACGGGCATGGGTTCGATGCTGGCCTGCAATGCGATGCCGGGTGTCTTCTGCGGCCTCGTGATCGATCCGACCGACGCCTTCCTCTTTGCCCAGATCAACGACGGCAATGCGATTTCGATGCCTTATGCCAAGGGTTTTGGCTGGGCGGCGGAGCTCAACCTGCAGGATTGCTATCGCAAGCTGTTCGACGGCGAATCGGGTCTTGGCTATCCGAAGGAGCGCGCCGAAATCATGCGCAAGAACCGCGGTATCCTGAAGGATCTGAAAGCCGCATCGTGCAACGACATGCTGACCGTGCTCAAGACTGTCGATCAGGACCTGCTTCGCGCCGCGATCGCGGGCGAGAAATTCGCCGAATATTTCTATGCCAATTCGCAGGACGAGGCGATCAGCGACTATCTGAAGAGCGTGTCGGCAGAGGCGGCGCTTGCCTGA
- the kduD gene encoding 2-dehydro-3-deoxy-D-gluconate 5-dehydrogenase KduD, with amino-acid sequence MTTSFDLAGRVALVTGANTGIGQGISLALAGAGADVAAAGRSPATETVDKVRALGRKAENFKADLSGVAAVQPLVDAVIGEFGRIDILVNNAGIIRRADAVDFTEEDWDAVMDTNLKTLFFLCQAVGRHMIGRGSGKIINIASMLTFQGGIRVPSYTASKSGVGGLTKLLANEWAAKGIQVNAIAPGYIATNNTAALQADETRNRQIIERIPAGRWGDPADIGGAAVFLASSASDYVQGHILAVDGGWLAR; translated from the coding sequence ATGACGACGTCCTTCGATCTTGCGGGCCGCGTCGCGCTCGTCACCGGCGCCAACACCGGCATCGGCCAGGGCATATCGCTTGCACTCGCCGGGGCGGGGGCCGATGTCGCCGCCGCGGGCCGCTCGCCTGCGACCGAAACGGTGGACAAGGTCCGCGCGCTCGGCCGCAAGGCAGAGAATTTCAAGGCCGACCTGTCGGGCGTCGCGGCGGTGCAGCCGCTCGTCGATGCGGTGATTGGCGAGTTCGGTCGCATCGACATTCTCGTCAACAATGCCGGCATCATCCGGCGCGCCGATGCGGTCGACTTTACCGAGGAAGATTGGGATGCCGTGATGGACACCAATCTCAAGACGCTTTTCTTCCTCTGCCAGGCGGTCGGGCGCCACATGATCGGGCGCGGTAGCGGCAAGATCATCAATATCGCCTCGATGCTCACCTTTCAGGGCGGCATCCGCGTGCCGAGCTACACCGCATCGAAGTCGGGCGTCGGCGGACTCACCAAGCTGCTCGCCAACGAATGGGCGGCGAAGGGCATCCAGGTCAACGCGATCGCACCCGGCTATATCGCGACGAACAACACCGCCGCGCTGCAAGCCGACGAGACGCGCAACCGCCAGATCATCGAGCGCATCCCCGCAGGTCGCTGGGGCGACCCCGCCGACATCGGCGGGGCGGCGGTCTTCCTCGCGTCCAGCGCCTCTGATTATGTTCAGGGACATATCCTCGCGGTCGACGGCGGCTGGCTCGCGCGGTAA
- a CDS encoding sugar kinase, translating to MGKLVFFGELLIRLTAPGNELLMQSPSLDLHVGGAEANVAIGLAHLGHPCAMVSRVPANALGRGTVAAVRGAGVDCAAVSTGPGRMGLYFLSVGAGLRSSEIVYDRAGSSFAASGAGDYDWDALLSGAALLHLSGITPALGPRSAEAALAAARAAKRLGVPVSFDGNYRAMLWEAWDSDPRTILSELIGSADILFGNHRDLSLVLGQEFSGDGEDRRREAAEAGFAAFPSLRLIASTARHTVTADHHRIAARVDLRDSAHQTGEIDVTGIVDRIGAGDAFAAGVLHAHLSGGDAEAMATSGLALTCLKHSLPGDASRFGQNDIDAFHGGGLDVRR from the coding sequence ATGGGCAAGCTGGTCTTTTTCGGCGAATTGCTGATCCGGCTGACCGCGCCCGGCAATGAATTGCTGATGCAATCCCCCTCGCTCGACCTTCATGTCGGCGGGGCCGAGGCAAATGTCGCCATCGGTCTCGCCCATCTCGGCCACCCTTGCGCGATGGTCAGCCGCGTTCCCGCCAATGCTCTGGGCCGCGGGACTGTCGCGGCGGTGCGCGGCGCAGGCGTCGATTGTGCCGCCGTCAGCACCGGTCCGGGGCGCATGGGGCTTTATTTCCTCAGCGTCGGCGCCGGGCTGCGTTCCTCCGAAATCGTCTATGACCGCGCAGGATCGAGCTTCGCGGCGAGCGGGGCGGGGGATTATGACTGGGATGCGCTGCTTTCGGGCGCTGCACTGCTGCACCTGTCGGGAATCACCCCGGCGCTCGGGCCGCGTTCGGCCGAGGCGGCGCTGGCCGCGGCCCGCGCGGCGAAGCGGCTCGGCGTGCCGGTCAGCTTCGACGGCAATTACCGCGCGATGCTGTGGGAGGCGTGGGACAGCGACCCGCGCACCATCCTTTCCGAACTCATCGGCAGCGCGGACATCTTGTTCGGCAACCATCGCGACCTGTCGCTCGTGCTGGGCCAGGAGTTCAGCGGCGACGGCGAGGACCGGCGCCGCGAGGCGGCAGAGGCGGGCTTTGCCGCTTTCCCGTCGCTGCGGCTCATCGCCTCGACCGCGCGCCATACGGTCACCGCCGATCATCACCGCATCGCGGCGCGGGTCGACCTGAGGGATAGCGCGCACCAGACGGGCGAGATCGACGTCACCGGCATCGTCGACCGTATCGGCGCGGGCGACGCCTTTGCCGCCGGCGTGCTCCACGCGCATCTTTCGGGCGGCGATGCCGAGGCGATGGCGACAAGCGGGCTGGCGCTCACCTGCCTCAAACATTCGCTTCCCGGCGATGCAAGCCGCTTTGGCCAGAATGATATCGACGCTTTCCACGGCGGCGGGCTCGATGTCCGGCGCTAG
- a CDS encoding carboxylesterase/lipase family protein, giving the protein MSGARLTRRALLAAGAVAAFAPPLFARTAPQPKAFKGIRYATAERFAAPVALLDNRQALGTFGPACPQRGERYQPQSEDCLFLNVWTPSTDARARRPVMIYFHGGAYSTGSVTDPVNDGAALAVRGDVVVVTVNHRLNALGYLYMPGRFPDSGNAGQLDLVAALQWVQRNIAAYGGDPANVTVFGQSGGGAKIATLMAMPAAAGLFHKAITMSGQQVTASGPLNATRRAEAFLAKLGAGVDPATAPVATLVDALGATDPVLGGGVYMGPVLDMKHLMRHPFWPDAAPQSRAIPMMLGNTVMETRAFYAPDAKQLAGLDFANLAERIAPEMRIDIHPEWVAGQFRARYPDAPPLELFHRIVTAARSWRGQVEEAEARARAGVPAFVYQLDFEEAKHTDDIGFAFGATPDATPAQQALSERMMDAFVRFARTGDPGWPAYELDRRATMIFDTVSRIENDPRRWERELFARVPYIQPGT; this is encoded by the coding sequence ATGTCCGGCGCTAGGTTGACGCGCCGCGCGCTGCTCGCGGCGGGGGCCGTTGCAGCCTTCGCTCCGCCGCTGTTCGCGCGCACGGCACCGCAGCCAAAAGCCTTCAAGGGCATTCGCTACGCCACTGCCGAGCGTTTTGCGGCGCCGGTCGCGCTGCTCGATAACCGCCAGGCGCTCGGCACCTTCGGTCCCGCCTGCCCGCAGCGCGGGGAGCGGTACCAGCCGCAATCGGAAGACTGCCTGTTCCTCAACGTCTGGACGCCCTCGACCGACGCGCGCGCGCGGCGCCCCGTCATGATCTATTTCCACGGCGGCGCCTATTCGACCGGCAGCGTGACCGATCCGGTGAACGACGGCGCGGCGCTCGCGGTACGCGGCGATGTCGTCGTCGTCACCGTCAATCACCGGCTGAACGCGCTTGGCTATCTCTATATGCCGGGGCGCTTCCCCGACAGCGGCAATGCGGGCCAGCTCGACCTGGTCGCCGCGCTCCAATGGGTGCAGCGCAATATCGCGGCCTATGGCGGCGATCCCGCCAATGTCACCGTCTTTGGCCAGTCGGGCGGCGGCGCAAAGATCGCGACGCTGATGGCGATGCCCGCCGCGGCCGGGCTGTTCCACAAGGCGATCACGATGAGCGGGCAGCAGGTGACGGCGTCGGGGCCGCTCAACGCAACAAGGCGCGCCGAGGCCTTTCTTGCCAAGCTGGGCGCGGGCGTCGATCCCGCGACGGCGCCGGTTGCGACGCTCGTCGATGCGCTTGGCGCGACCGACCCGGTACTCGGTGGGGGCGTCTATATGGGGCCGGTGCTCGATATGAAGCATCTCATGCGCCATCCCTTCTGGCCTGACGCTGCGCCGCAGTCGCGCGCCATTCCGATGATGCTCGGCAATACGGTGATGGAAACGCGGGCCTTTTACGCGCCCGACGCGAAGCAGCTTGCGGGGCTGGACTTTGCCAATCTTGCCGAGCGGATCGCGCCCGAAATGCGGATCGACATTCATCCCGAGTGGGTGGCGGGGCAATTCCGCGCGCGCTATCCCGATGCGCCGCCGCTCGAGCTTTTTCACCGCATCGTCACCGCGGCGCGAAGCTGGCGCGGGCAGGTCGAGGAGGCCGAGGCGCGGGCACGGGCCGGGGTGCCCGCCTTCGTCTATCAGCTCGATTTCGAGGAGGCGAAGCACACCGACGATATCGGCTTTGCCTTTGGCGCCACCCCCGACGCGACCCCCGCGCAGCAGGCGTTGAGCGAGCGGATGATGGACGCCTTTGTCCGCTTCGCACGCACCGGCGATCCGGGCTGGCCCGCCTATGAACTCGACCGGCGCGCGACGATGATTTTCGATACCGTCAGCCGCATCGAAAACGACCCGCGCCGCTGGGAGCGCGAATTGTTCGCGCGCGTGCCCTATATCCAGCCGGGGACGTAA
- a CDS encoding alpha/beta hydrolase: protein MTVGRRALLAGSLALPFASAAASAVWTRPAGLAPDASIALWPEGHLTPPAGLVERTVQRSDDPQASDRMLEHITRPRLDIFRPETPNGAAVILAPGGGYRYVVVDKEGYELARWLTARGVTVYVLFYRLPGDGWANGADVPLADAQRAVRLVRSRAAIDGVDPARVAFGGFSAGGHVATSLLTRFDAAAYDAVGGADSLSARPDALAAIYPVVSMDAEVAHPGSRAKLLGPAPDAARTRLYSPDRNVRADQPPLWLLHAEDDSVVKIENSLRLHQATRAVGASVEAHWFGRGEHGFGLMKTAGLPVAIWPELLWNWLGSQGVV from the coding sequence ATGACGGTCGGGCGCCGCGCGCTGCTTGCGGGCAGCCTTGCCCTGCCCTTCGCCAGCGCTGCCGCGTCCGCGGTCTGGACCCGGCCCGCCGGGCTGGCCCCCGATGCGAGCATCGCGCTTTGGCCGGAGGGGCATCTTACGCCGCCTGCGGGGCTAGTCGAACGGACCGTCCAGCGCAGCGACGACCCGCAAGCCAGCGACCGCATGCTCGAGCATATCACGCGTCCGCGGCTCGACATTTTTCGCCCGGAAACGCCCAATGGCGCGGCGGTGATCCTCGCGCCCGGCGGCGGCTATCGCTATGTCGTGGTCGACAAGGAGGGCTATGAGCTTGCCCGCTGGCTGACCGCGCGCGGGGTCACCGTCTATGTCCTCTTCTATCGGCTCCCTGGCGACGGCTGGGCGAATGGCGCCGACGTTCCGCTCGCCGACGCGCAGCGCGCGGTGCGGCTCGTGCGCAGCCGGGCTGCCATCGACGGGGTCGACCCCGCGCGCGTCGCTTTCGGCGGCTTTTCGGCGGGCGGCCATGTCGCGACGAGCCTGCTCACGCGGTTCGATGCCGCGGCATATGACGCAGTCGGCGGGGCGGACAGCCTGTCTGCGCGCCCCGACGCGCTCGCCGCCATCTATCCCGTGGTGTCGATGGATGCAGAGGTCGCGCATCCCGGCAGCCGCGCGAAGCTTCTCGGCCCCGCGCCCGATGCCGCACGCACCCGACTTTATTCGCCCGACCGCAATGTTCGCGCCGACCAGCCGCCGCTCTGGCTGCTCCATGCCGAGGACGACAGCGTGGTGAAGATCGAGAACAGCCTGCGGTTGCATCAGGCAACGCGCGCGGTCGGCGCATCGGTCGAGGCGCATTGGTTCGGGCGCGGCGAGCATGGCTTCGGTCTGATGAAAACTGCCGGGCTACCCGTCGCGATCTGGCCCGAATTGCTGTGGAACTGGCTGGGATCGCAGGGGGTCGTCTAA
- a CDS encoding cupin domain-containing protein: protein MSALTALLLAAAPAMVVIDESETVREEAPPHGAIGMSTAWRISDHVPAPRSFEFRKRALHVGAAIGVHPISHDEIYYVMSGTGVVHSDGEEAELKDGMAAWLYKGAKVGIRQTGSEPLVLIIAYPNEKPAP from the coding sequence ATGAGCGCGCTCACCGCCCTGCTGCTCGCCGCCGCCCCGGCGATGGTCGTCATCGACGAAAGTGAAACAGTCCGCGAGGAAGCCCCGCCGCACGGCGCCATTGGCATGTCGACCGCGTGGCGGATCAGCGACCATGTCCCCGCGCCGCGCAGCTTCGAATTTCGCAAGCGCGCGCTGCACGTCGGCGCGGCGATCGGCGTTCACCCGATTTCGCACGACGAAATCTATTATGTCATGTCAGGAACCGGCGTCGTCCATTCGGACGGCGAGGAAGCCGAACTCAAAGACGGGATGGCGGCGTGGCTCTACAAGGGCGCAAAGGTCGGCATTCGCCAGACCGGAAGCGAGCCACTGGTGCTGATCATCGCCTATCCGAACGAAAAGCCCGCACCATGA